A stretch of Girardinichthys multiradiatus isolate DD_20200921_A chromosome 20, DD_fGirMul_XY1, whole genome shotgun sequence DNA encodes these proteins:
- the kaznb gene encoding kazrin, periplakin interacting protein b isoform X8, whose amino-acid sequence MKTMKADRKRLKAEKSDLVSQMQQLYATLESREEQLREFIRNYDQHRKESEDAVKVLAKEKDVLEREKWDLRRQTKESTEQANILRSQMDMKENRIKELEAELTMAKQSLATLTKDVPKRQSLVVQQEPVVNGSQEWVMQADLPLTAAIRQSQQTLYHGHHADRQAVVRISPCHTRQPSVISDASAADGDRSSTPSDINSPRHRTHSLCNSMEDLEDQKRKKKKDKMTLGSLSRVFTRSKQRKSLDPGLFDDSDTQHSMSDGEEQLDRLQQAELTRNTCMSLWRAGAVQAWMEVVMGMPMYIRACSENVKSGKVLLSLTDEDLELGLGISNQIHRRKVRLAIEDYRRAEGEQGLSKASELDHHWVSMSWLSDVGLPQYSQTFHTHLVDGRVLNSLSRRDLERFLNISDHFHQTSLLLAIQLLQMLSFDKEALQLRRLKCEHENRDPLVWTCHRVMKWIKDIDLKEFAENLQGKGIHGAVMTMDQSFDTEALAKALGIPSNKHMLHRHLYEEMKSLSDPLSNAEQGTELISSSSPVAVNRFADERTSIRRLGKSPLRLHADSHSVERGLSFQGNCGSLPREARVHAVPRAKGSPMHTFKSVEITNV is encoded by the exons ATGAAAA CCATGAAAGCGGACCGAAAGCGGCTAAAAGCTGAAAAGTCTGATCTGGTGAGTCAGATGCAGCAGCTGTACGCAACACTGGAGAGCAGAGAAGAGCAGCTGAGAGAATTCATACGCAACTACGACCAGCACAGAAAG GAGAGTGAGGATGCAGTAAAAGTCCTGGCGAAGGAGAAGGACGTGCTGGAGAGGGAGAAATGGGACCTGAGGAGGCAAACCAAAGAATCCACGGAGCAGGCCAACATCCTGCGCTCTCAGATGGACATGAAGGAGAACAGGATTAAGGAGCTGGAGGCTGAACTCACCATG GCCAAGCAGTCTCTGGCCACTCTGACAAAAGACGTACCCAAACGGCAGTCTTTGGTGGTGCAGCAAGAGCCGGTGGTGAACGGCAGTCAGGAGTGGGTGATGCAGGCCGACCTGCCGCTCACGGCCGCCATCCGTCAGAGCCAACAGACCCTCTACCACGGACACCACGCAGACAGGCAGG ctgtggtCAGGATCAGCCCCTGCCACACTCGCCAGCCCTCTGTGATCTCTGATGCCTCAGCAGCTGACGGGGACCGCTCGTCCACACCCAGCGACATCAACTCACCTCGTCATCGGACCCACTCCCTCTGTAAC TCCATGGAAGACCTAGAAGACCAGAAGCGTAAGAAGAAGAAGGACAAGATGACTCTGGGATCTCTGTCACGGGTGTTCACTCGAAGCAAGCAGCGCAAGTCACTGGACCCCGGCTTGTTTGATG ACTCTGACACACAGCACAGCATGTCCGACGGAGAGGAGCAGCTGGACCGCCTCCAGCAGGCGGAGCTCACTCGGAACACCTGCATGTCCCTGTGGAGGGCAGGAGCCGTCCAGGCCTGGATGGAGGTTGTCATGGGAATGCCTATGTACATCCGAGCCTGCTCGGAAAACGTCAAAAGTGGCAAG GTGCTGCTGAGCCTGACAGATGAAGATTTAGAGCTGGGTCTGGGAATTAGTAATCAAATTCATCGCAGAAAAGTTAGACTGGCCATTGAGGATTACAGGAGAGCAGAAGGGGAGCAGGG ACTATCAAAAGCTTCTGAGCTGGACCATCACTGGGTCTCAATGTCCTGGCTAAGTGACGTGGGCCTGCCTCAGTACTCACAAACCTTCCATACCCACTTAGTGGACGGACGGGTGCTGAACTCACTCAGCCGCCGAGACTTGGAGAGATTCCTGAACATCAGCGACCATTTCCACCAGACCAGTCTGCTTCTGGCAATCCAGCTCCTGCAGATGCTCAGCTTTGACAAAGAG GCCCTGCAATTACGGCGCCTGAAATGTGAGCACGAAAACCGGGACCCCCTCGTCTGGACCTGTCACAGAGTGATGAAGTGGATCAAGGACATAGACCTTAAG GAGTTTGCAGAAAACCTTCAGGGAAAAGGCATTCACGGTGCAGTAATGACTATGGACCAGTCTTTTGACACAGAGGCCTTGGCCAAAGCTTTGGGAATCCCCAGCAACAAACACATGCTGCACAGACACCTGTATGAAGAAATGAAGTCACTCTCTGACCCTCTCAG TAATGCAGAGCAGGGCACTGAGCTCATCAGTTCTTCTTCACCTGTGGCTGTTAACCGTTTTGCTGATGAAAGGACATCAATCAGAAGATTAGGAAAG AGTCCACTAAGATTACACGCAGATAGTCACTCTGTGGAGCGTGGTCTGAGCTTCCAGGGCAACTGTGGCTCTCTACCCAGAGAGGCCAGGGTGCACGCTGTTCCCCGAGCCAAAGGCAGCCCGATGCACACCTTCAAGAGTGTTGAAATCACCAATGTGTGA